A window of Thunnus thynnus chromosome 17, fThuThy2.1, whole genome shotgun sequence contains these coding sequences:
- the LOC137200879 gene encoding C-reactive protein-like, protein MKFSGVLFLVAISTMLAVSDAIKTVVFPTETNTDYVELSPLKSLNLAAFTLCMRVATELSGHREVTLFAYRTPDADELNVWRELDGRLALYLRTSAGSEAVHFQVPQLGALETHLCITWDSSSGAAALFLDGRKSLTKIYKKGHRVQSGGRVILGQDLDSYEGSFDAKQSFVGEISDVNMWDSVLPDSTIQRMSSGKRVPRGNVFDWEATPLKIHGGAKVLNREL, encoded by the exons atgaaattttCAGGCGTTCTTTTTCTCGTTGCCATCTCCACGATGTTGGCAG TGAGTGATGCCATTAAGACCGTGGTATTCCCCACAGAGACAAATACCGATTATGTTGAGTTGAGCCCTCTGAAATCTCTGAACTTGGCGGCATTTACTCTGTGCATGCGTGTCGCCACAGAGCTCAGTGGGCACCGTGAGGTCACTCTCTTTGCATATCGGACTCCAGACGCTGATGAGCTGAATGTGTGGCGTGAACTGGACGGCAG attgGCCCTGTACCTGAGAACATCGGCAGGTTCAGAAGCTGTTCACTTCCAAGTCCCTCAGCTTGGTGCGCTTGAGACCCACCTTTGCATCACCTGGGATTCCAGTTCAGGTGCTGCTGCCCTCTTCCTGGATGGGAGGAAAAGCCTGACTAAAATCTACAAGAAGGGTCACAGAGTGCAGTCTGGAGGCAGGGTTATCCTCGGACAAGATCTGGACAGTTATGAGGGTTCTTTTGATGCCAAACAGAGTTTTGTCGGGGAGATCAGTGATGTTAATATGTGGGACTCTGTCCTCCCAGACAGCACCATCCAACGCATGTCCTCTGGGAAGAGAGTACCAAGAGGAAACGTTTTTGACTGGGAAGCTACACCGCTTAAAATTCATGGGGGGGCAAAGGTTCTTAATCGTGAACTGTAG